The proteins below are encoded in one region of Odocoileus virginianus isolate 20LAN1187 ecotype Illinois chromosome 18, Ovbor_1.2, whole genome shotgun sequence:
- the SCRG1 gene encoding scrapie-responsive protein 1 has translation MKFTVLAVAVGLTLLLGLQAMPANRLSCYRKILKDRNCHSLPEGVADLTKIDVKVQDHFWDGKGCEMICYCNFSELLCCPKDVFFGPKISFVIPCNDH, from the exons ATGAAATTTACAGTACTTGCTGTCGCCGTTGGACTAACTTTGCTGCTGGGACTCCAAGCCATGCCTGCAAACCGCCTCTCCTGCTAcagaaaaatactaaaagatcGCAACTGTCACAGTCTTCCAGAAGGAGTGGCTGACCTGACCAAGATTGATGTCAAAGTCCAGGATCACTTCTGGGATGGGAAGGGATGTGAGATGATCTGCTACTGCAACTTCAGCGAACTGCTCTGCTGCCCAAA AGATGTCTTCTTTGGACCGAAGATCTCTTTTGTGATTCCTTGCAACGATCACTAA